One genomic window of Methanosarcina acetivorans C2A includes the following:
- a CDS encoding preprotein translocase subunit Sec61beta yields the protein MAKRSGSGLQSSAGLMRYYEADKNAVHIQPKTVLIVGALAGIAVLFLSAVNGFWP from the coding sequence ATGGCTAAAAGATCAGGTTCCGGACTTCAGTCCTCAGCAGGGCTCATGCGCTACTATGAAGCTGACAAAAATGCAGTTCACATCCAGCCAAAAACAGTGCTGATTGTCGGTGCCCTCGCAGGCATAGCAGTACTATTCTTAAGTGCTGTAAACGGCTTCTGGCCATAA
- a CDS encoding alpha/beta hydrolase family protein, with product MSRHSSGKKDTKNAKKFPSGARTPKPIVFILGFLLIVVGIFGVIYNPSNSIEEALSWEVSKAGTLSFSPREEPVFTVQEIEDPYSPEDPDILKLVSFESSGENVQALLRIPDNAFSVPGIVLLPGAGVSKEGEQGLAVELSKMGYATLTLDQRNKGAINVDRDLELFRAGLEPVEYLMVYDVLKAADVLSVQPEIDPERLAVLGESNGGRFAIIACALEPSLKGVMGISTSGYGTEGVDPASVADSEAYRFYRSIDPDTYLSALPPSRLVMFHSFNDTVVPHDLALRTFDLAEEPKAMYNTTEETHGFTASMRSDLEKELAQILS from the coding sequence TTGAGCAGGCATAGTTCTGGAAAAAAAGATACCAAAAACGCGAAGAAATTTCCTTCAGGCGCCAGAACACCTAAACCTATAGTTTTTATTCTGGGTTTTCTCCTGATAGTTGTGGGTATCTTCGGGGTCATATACAACCCCTCCAATTCCATAGAGGAAGCTCTTTCCTGGGAAGTTTCGAAGGCAGGCACATTATCTTTTTCTCCGAGAGAAGAGCCCGTGTTCACGGTTCAAGAAATTGAGGATCCTTACTCTCCTGAGGACCCGGATATTCTGAAACTGGTCTCTTTTGAGAGCAGCGGCGAAAATGTCCAGGCCCTCCTGAGAATTCCTGATAATGCTTTTTCTGTCCCGGGCATAGTTTTGCTGCCTGGAGCAGGAGTCAGCAAAGAAGGTGAACAGGGGCTGGCTGTAGAACTCTCTAAAATGGGCTATGCGACCCTTACCCTTGACCAGCGCAACAAGGGTGCAATAAACGTTGATAGGGACCTTGAACTCTTCAGGGCAGGGCTCGAACCTGTCGAATACCTTATGGTTTATGACGTCCTCAAAGCCGCAGACGTGCTTTCCGTCCAGCCTGAAATAGATCCTGAAAGGCTTGCAGTCCTCGGGGAAAGTAACGGCGGCAGGTTTGCAATTATTGCCTGTGCCCTTGAGCCTTCCCTTAAAGGAGTTATGGGGATCAGCACGTCGGGGTACGGCACCGAAGGGGTCGACCCTGCAAGTGTGGCTGACTCCGAAGCTTATCGGTTTTACCGTTCAATTGACCCAGACACATACCTCAGTGCCCTACCGCCCTCAAGGCTTGTCATGTTCCACTCTTTTAATGATACCGTGGTCCCGCATGACCTGGCACTCAGGACCTTTGACCTTGCAGAAGAACCAAAGGCAATGTATAATACTACCGAAGAAACGCACGGATTCACAGCTTCCATGCGCTCTGATCTTGAAAAAGAACTTGCACAAATTCTTTCTTGA